One genomic segment of Clavelina lepadiformis chromosome 3, kaClaLepa1.1, whole genome shotgun sequence includes these proteins:
- the LOC143449688 gene encoding uncharacterized protein LOC143449688 isoform X4: MRFIVGCWNKTYYWRQLENLYFREKKFSIEVSEKLQRKPSGGAKDILSVEIRKKSAGVVHAWYGSPSLIKSIWVMSIAQHHFYLDRKQNNKSKVKGSKSLTELTENLSNNKNSLIGPVSDTPVMTRKQIKDVDVTVKKGSKDETPEVQAAKRDLSKALVDRRTELEDRLYDKVQDLKRLCLEESEFTGKLPQEFIRYMDRNERAPKVKKRIGAEFKVKLRNKNGTSVDKNYSANVTSVSGFISDPADELCQLETEFEILTQIANASKKLASDTNTKGRIRHKRLGSYKKNIKKLQTVEGKINDLRKKTGQKPSERASMFIADDSDDMFDIGICMKDGTESERSSLSGGMHRDDDTSLSSGADALSTHSTPAILNRTPQHPASAVMSRRNISPSDVDISDVQIQRSLTPPPSFGRRKKIDSSNVIANGLRGDQYTLLPSPESSSGVSMDSVKTQQTTSTRNWVNPKWEVPKSRPSRGWHESSLDSIDTTSTGSRLSEETRSTDPEMVTESSYFTSSSTQVTRPLESSLPAQKVDLRPSKPPSLEKLAPERPPSANSNQNNHNFNVKKNLDVFNMGRMRREVSDGALSDLSIKSNPAILSTNLAPENTEQREELPKIVEVSPLEQMRKRSSSMSDPPSNHSSHPRRGPKTKSKNDRGTLKSKHQPQYLQSPFIEARNVQQAFAAQSAVEAAPGTTEKNPPELQPPIFDTNLNIRMQYQNRNNLPQTAPAGQMFTQVDGYFPALAEQRLTRDPPSIPGVHNVVGPPPQYYYPVNQFNGGEHQYTPPLPHAPPVGEIYPNQPHPSYGYPIHPHYHQPYAEAQAYGLMTNSQRDMLNNEVYQDIGMGWVPSLHDYSSRASVCESASAQSKKEDILRLLEDHIATKRTPSNASSKQERNLANKQRKIREEYQAAQRQNLQEKVRLDYQKQTHEKTWANYQKQALYAKDSSKSTNQHQSEQSDASRLNFIHSSKDASSLLYKTQQHPRVPQQRSTHILQPAQYNTASEYGNQATGWHDDRNMKNQLLLQHYTHHDRVGDPLDYVHATPRHQAGHPTSNQQFYAPAPSDGKRMRPPPQRWTSQPSQPVRNEKTSTGVTGPGTNTVNVDDGLPPGKPPHSLGVEPVVIQSLTKSPEGHPVSVFTVTKSAPNTPLPKRHNGASFFDYSSSSDDEVSGKRSTIKRNPCSQHHSFEDLLDDSVSSSGDEKPFSTPSKTPTIILHTPSVKRKKKPTMSAETPGAPQNPTQVGPDPDYAPMPPPRMKQLKVKQKLEMTDISRLSVADARTIFESKNPPNKTSHQSGKRAPTPTRSSSVTSHLVGCKDFEGVEGVKHSKSNSVPVVHSGTLPRAFKSKRKVNRSGRTVSGVEAVPIVEVSRKNPGMDPRSRSRGPAPKPTVLRVSTQSDVSPNPSLAYSRADVISSPMPRPSSRTDVYNTGVHTLAQAPRQYSSFDSAPPNHYVVAEGFQPIGGESRWRETNRSQAGHQMDRRTRLHRGHPLSASAEDLLWADSNDNQAGTLV, encoded by the exons ATGCGTTTTATTGTTGGTTGTTGGAATAAG ACCTACTACTGGAGACAACTTGAAAACCTTTATTTTCGCGAGAAAAAATTCTCCATCGAAGTCAGCGAGAAACTTCAACGTAAGCCAAGCGGTGGCGCTAAAGATATTCTATCTGTTGAAATTCGTAAAAAATCTGCCGGGGTAGTGCATGCTTGGTATGGATCGCCGTCGTTAATTAAGTCTATCTGGGTAATGTCCATTGCTCAGCATCACTTCTACTTGGAccgaaaacaaaataataag TCAAAGGTAAAAGGATCAAAAAGTCTAACAGAGTTGACTGAGAATTTGAGCAACAACAAGAATTCTTTGATCGGCCCTGTGAGTGACACCCCAGTTATGACAAGAAAACAGATAAAAGACGTCGACGTCACCGTCAAGAAAG GAAGCAAAGATGAAACCCCAGAGGTCCAGGCCGCGAAACGTGATCTCTCTAAGGCACTGGTGGACCGGAGAACTGAGCTAGAGGACCGACTTTACGACAAGGTGCAAGATTTGAAGAGATTATGCCTTGAAGAATCG GAATTCACGGGCAAGCTGCCCCAGGAATTCATCAGATATATGGACCGGAATGAACGCGCCCCCAAAGTCAAAAAGCGAATTGGTGCTGAGTTCAAGGTCAAGTTACGAAACAAGAACGGAACTTCAGTT GACAAGAATTATTCGGCAAACGTCACTTCAGTATCGGGTTTCATCTCCGACCCGGCTGATGAACTCTGCCAGCTTGAAACTGAGTTTGAGATCTTGACACAAATCGCAAACGCTTCCAAGAAGTTGGCTTCGGATACCAACACTAAAGGAAGAATCCGTCATAAGCGACTCGGCTCGTACAAGAAAAACATCAAGAAATTGCAG ACTGTTGAAGGGAAGATCAACGACCTACGCAAGAAGACTGGACAGAAGCCGTCGGAACGTGCTTCGATGTTCATCGCTGACGACAGCGATGACATGTTTGACATCGGCATCTGCATGAAGGACGGGACGGAGTCAGAACGAAGCTCTCTGTCTGGAG GGATGCATCGTGACGATGACACGTCACTGAGCAGCGGGGCGGATGCTCTCTCCACACACAGCACTCCAGCGATCCTCAACCGGACTCCGCAACATCCTGCATCTGCTGTGATGAGCAGGAGAAATATTTCGCCGTCCGACGTCGATATTTCAGATGTTCAAATACAAAG GTCGCTAACACCACCTCCTTCTTTTGGTCGAAGAAAGAAAATCGATTCATCGAACGTCATTGCGAATGGTCTCCGTGGCGACCAATACACTCTCCTCCCCTCCCCAGAGTCCTCGTCGGGGGTGTCGATGGATTCCGTAAAAACCCAGCAGACAACCTCAACTCGAAATTGGGTTAACCCAAAGTGGGAGGTCCCAAA ATCCCGCCCAAGTCGAGGATGGCACGAATCTTCCTTGGACAGCATCGACACGACCTCGACCGGAAGTCGTTTAAGCGAAGAGACAAGATCCACAGATCCGGAGATGGTGACTGAATCTTCATATTTCACTTCCAGTTCGACTCAGGTCACTCGACCACTGGAGTCATCACTTCCTGCACAAAAGGTTGATCTTCGACCGAGCAAACCACCAAGTTTGGAAAAACTTGCTCCAGAACGTCCACCCAGTGCCAATAGCAACCAGAATAATCATAATTTCAATGTCAAGAAAAACTTAGACGTCTTTAACATGGGAAGAATGCGTAGAGAG GTGAGTGACGGCGCGCTCTCTGACCTGTCAATCAAAAGCAATCCCGCCATATTGTCCACTAATCTCGCTCCGGAGAACACCGAGCAAAGAGAGGAATTGCCGAAGATAGTGGAAGTTTCTCCTCTCGAGCAGATGAGGAAGAGGAGCTCCAGCATGAGCGACCCCCCCTCGAACCATTCCTCACATCCCCGTCGCGGACCAAAGACCAAATCTAAGAATGATCGAGGAACGTTGAAGTCGAAGCACCAACCCCAATATCTTCAGTCCCCTTTCATTGAAGCGCGCAACGTCCAGCAAGCATTCGCGGCTCAGAGCGCGGTCGAAGCGGCTCCCGGTACCACGGAGAAAAATCCACCTGAGCTTCAGCCGCCGATATTCGACACGAATTTAAACATCAGGATGCAGTATCAGAACCGAAACAATTTACCCCAGACTGCCCCGGCTGGACAAATGTTTACCCAAGTTGATGGGTATTTCCCCGCTCTGGCCGAACAAAGATTGACTCGGGACCCCCCCTCCATCCCAGGGGTTCATAACGTGGTGGGACCTCCCCCACAGTATTACTACCCAGTGAACCAGTTCAATGGGGGAGAGCACCAGTACACCCCGCCTTTACCCCACGCACCGCCAGTGGGTGAAATATACCCCAACCAACCTCACCCATCGTATGGTTATCCAATTCACCCACATTACCACCAACCGTATGCTGAG GCCCAAGCATATGGGTTAATGACGAACAGCCAGAGAGATATGCTAAACAACGAGGTGTACCAGGACATAGGCATGGGCTGGGTGCCGTCCCTGCATGATTACAGCAGTAGGGCAAGTGTGTGTGAGAGTGCAAGTGCGCAATCCAAGAAGGAG GACATCTTAAGATTGCTTGAGGACCACATCGCCACGAAGAGAACTCCATCCAATGCGAGCTCAAAGCAGGAGAGAAACTTGGCTAACAAACAACGTAAGATCCGTGAAGAATATCAGGCAGCGCAGCGACAG AACCTTCAAGAGAAAGTGCGGCTTGATTACCAGAAGCAAACCCACGAGAAGACCTGGGCTAATTACCAGAAGCAAGCTCTCTACGCAAAAGATTCATCCAA GTCGACCAATCAACATCAATCGGAGCAAAGTGATGCGTCTAGGTTGAATTTCATCCACTCATCCAAGGATGCCTCGTCGTTGCTCTACAAGACACAGCAGCATCCCCGTGTTCCTCAACAAAGATCAA CTCACATCCTGCAACCAGCTCAATATAACACCGCCTCTGAGTACGGTAACCAGGCAACTGGTTGGCATGACGACCGTAACATGAAGAATCAGCTTCTGCTTCAGCACTACACGCACCATGACCGCGTGGGGGATCCCCTTGATTACGTGCATGCGACCCCACGTCATCAAGCTGGCCACCCGACTTCTAACCAACAGTTTTATGCTCCAGCGCCCTCTGACGGCAAGCGAATGCGGCCTCCTCCTCAACGCTGGACGTCGCAACCGAGCCAGCCAGTAAGGAACGAGAAAACATCGACCGGTGTCACGGGACCCGGCACAAACAC CGTAAACGTCGACGATGGCTTGCCCCCAGGGAAACCCCCGCATTCGCTCGGAGTAGAACCGGTCGTCATTCAGTCGCTGACAAAAAGCCCCGAAGGCCACCCAGTGAGCGTGTTTACAGTGACCAAGAGTGCCCCAAACACCCCACTCCCGAAGCGGCACAATGGGGCCTCGTTCTTTGATTATTCATCGTCGTCAGATGACGAGGTTTCGGGCAAGAGGAGCACGATTAAGAGAAATCCCTGCTCCCAACATCACAGCTTTGAGGATCTTCTTGACGATTCTGTGTCTTCTTCCGGGGATGAAAAACCCTTTTCTACCCCCTCCAAGACCCCCACAATCATATTGCACACACCGAGCGTAAAGCGCAAGAAAAAGCCCACCATGTCTGCGGAAACACCCGGTGCACCCCAAAACCCAACACAAGTAGGGCCTGATCCCGATTACGCCCCAATGCCCCCACCAAGGATGAAGCAATTGAAGGTGAAGCAGAAGTTAGAGATGACCGATATTTCTCGACTCAGCGTCGCCGATGCAAGAACTATCTTCGAATCGAAAAACCCCCCAAATAAGACCTCTCACCAATCGGGAAAACGTGCCCCGACCCCTACAAGGAGCTcctctgtgacgtcacacctGGTAGGTTGCAAGGACTTCGAGGGAGTTGAAGGGGTGAAGCACTCAAAGTCGAACAGTGTCCCCGTGGTGCATTCCGGCACACTTCCGCGTGCGTTTAAGTCGAAGAGAAAAGTGAATCGATCCGGGAGAACGGTATCGGGGGTCGAAGCCGTTCCGATTGTTGAGGTTTCTCGCAAAAACCCTGGAATGGATCCAAGATCTCGAAG TAGAGGACCAGCGCCCAAACCCACCGTCTTAAGGGTTTCGACCCAGAGTGACGTCAGCCCCAACCCATCCCTTGCTTACTCACGTGCTGACGTCATATCTTCACCCATGCCGCGTCCCAG CTCGAGAACCGACGTCTACAATACTGGCGTCCACACTTTGGCGCAGGCGCCACGCCAGTATTCGTCCTTCGACAGCGCCCCACCAAATCATTACGTCGTTGCGGAAGGATTTCAACCAATAGGAGGCGAGTCCCGCTGGCGGGAGACGAACCGGAGCCAGGCTGGGCACCAGATGGATCGACGAACCCGCTTACACAGAGGCCACCCACTTTCCGCGTCGGCCGAAGACCTACTTTGGGCCGATTCCAACGACAACCAAGCCGGTACCCTcgtttga
- the LOC143449688 gene encoding uncharacterized protein LOC143449688 isoform X2, producing MSEGRKCCIYLLNERKLELTVQHKILTKELLEIVATHFKLQDKEYFGIAYRSDSGHLSWLQDDKKVLEHELVRKTSGILNLQFAVRFFVENVTTLQHNTSIELFFLQVKSQIYKGQLEVESETAFQLAAYVLQVVNGNYVNDEAALNSLRKLPVLSNKIFKEHLTSHCENAVLQSYKELTGYSKGKAILSYMSCVESLPTYGVHFYKVKDKSGIPWWLGLSFKGILQFQYHDKSAPVKTYYWRQLENLYFREKKFSIEVSEKLQRKPSGGAKDILSVEIRKKSAGVVHAWYGSPSLIKSIWVMSIAQHHFYLDRKQNNKSKVKGSKSLTELTENLSNNKNSLIGPVSDTPVMTRKQIKDVDVTVKKGSKDETPEVQAAKRDLSKALVDRRTELEDRLYDKVQDLKRLCLEESEFTGKLPQEFIRYMDRNERAPKVKKRIGAEFKVKLRNKNGTSVDKNYSANVTSVSGFISDPADELCQLETEFEILTQIANASKKLASDTNTKGRIRHKRLGSYKKNIKKLQTVEGKINDLRKKTGQKPSERASMFIADDSDDMFDIGICMKDGTESERSSLSGGMHRDDDTSLSSGADALSTHSTPAILNRTPQHPASAVMSRRNISPSDVDISDVQIQRSLTPPPSFGRRKKIDSSNVIANGLRGDQYTLLPSPESSSGVSMDSVKTQQTTSTRNWVNPKWEVPKSRPSRGWHESSLDSIDTTSTGSRLSEETRSTDPEMVTESSYFTSSSTQVTRPLESSLPAQKVDLRPSKPPSLEKLAPERPPSANSNQNNHNFNVKKNLDVFNMGRMRREVSDGALSDLSIKSNPAILSTNLAPENTEQREELPKIVEVSPLEQMRKRSSSMSDPPSNHSSHPRRGPKTKSKNDRGTLKSKHQPQYLQSPFIEARNVQQAFAAQSAVEAAPGTTEKNPPELQPPIFDTNLNIRMQYQNRNNLPQTAPAGQMFTQVDGYFPALAEQRLTRDPPSIPGVHNVVGPPPQYYYPVNQFNGGEHQYTPPLPHAPPVGEIYPNQPHPSYGYPIHPHYHQPYAEAQAYGLMTNSQRDMLNNEVYQDIGMGWVPSLHDYSSRASVCESASAQSKKEDILRLLEDHIATKRTPSNASSKQERNLANKQRKIREEYQAAQRQNLQEKVRLDYQKQTHEKTWANYQKQALYAKDSSKSTNQHQSEQSDASRLNFIHSSKDASSLLYKTQQHPRVPQQRSTHILQPAQYNTASEYGNQATGWHDDRNMKNQLLLQHYTHHDRVGDPLDYVHATPRHQAGHPTSNQQFYAPAPSDGKRMRPPPQRWTSQPSQPVRNEKTSTGVTGPGTNTVNVDDGLPPGKPPHSLGVEPVVIQSLTKSPEGHPVSVFTVTKSAPNTPLPKRHNGASFFDYSSSSDDEVSGKRSTIKRNPCSQHHSFEDLLDDSVSSSGDEKPFSTPSKTPTIILHTPSVKRKKKPTMSAETPGAPQNPTQVGPDPDYAPMPPPRMKQLKVKQKLEMTDISRLSVADARTIFESKNPPNKTSHQSGKRAPTPTRSSSVTSHLVGCKDFEGVEGVKHSKSNSVPVVHSGTLPRAFKSKRKVNRSGRTVSGVEAVPIVEVSRKNPGMDPRSRSSRTDVYNTGVHTLAQAPRQYSSFDSAPPNHYVVAEGFQPIGGESRWRETNRSQAGHQMDRRTRLHRGHPLSASAEDLLWADSNDNQAGTLV from the exons ATGAGTGAAGGAAGAAAATGTTGCATTTACCTACTCAATGAAAGGAAACTTGAACTCACTGTACAG CACAAGATTCTAACTAAGGAACTTCTGGAAATTGTGGCAACACACTTCAAGTTACAAGACAAGGAATATTTTGGAATAGCTTACAGGAGTGACAG TGGCCATCTCTCCTGGCTTCAAGATGACAAAAAGGTTCTTGAACACGAGCTGGTCAGGAAAACGTCAGGAATTCTCAATTTACAATTTGCCGTTAG GTTCTTTGTGGAGAACGTTACCACCCTGCAACACAACACATCCATTGAACTTTTCTTTCTGCAAGTGAAGTCACAAATATACAAG gGCCAGTTGGAAGTTGAAAGTGAAACCGCGTTCCAGCTCGCTGCCTACGTATTGCAG GTGGTGAACGGCAACTATGTGAA CGATGAAGCCGCCCTCAACAGCCTTCGAAAACTTCCGGTCCTTTCAAATAAAATCTTCAAAGAACATCTAACAAGTCACTG TGAGAACGCCGTTTTACAATCCTACAAGGAATTAACTGGTTATTCAAAAGGGAAGGCGATTTTAAG TTATATGTCCTGCGTGGAAAGCTTACCAACCTACGGCGTTCATTTCTACAAAGTCAAG GATAAGAGTGGAATTCCCTGGTGGTTAGGACTGAGCTTTAAAGGAATATTACAATTTCAATACCACGACAAGAGTGCACCGGTTAAG ACCTACTACTGGAGACAACTTGAAAACCTTTATTTTCGCGAGAAAAAATTCTCCATCGAAGTCAGCGAGAAACTTCAACGTAAGCCAAGCGGTGGCGCTAAAGATATTCTATCTGTTGAAATTCGTAAAAAATCTGCCGGGGTAGTGCATGCTTGGTATGGATCGCCGTCGTTAATTAAGTCTATCTGGGTAATGTCCATTGCTCAGCATCACTTCTACTTGGAccgaaaacaaaataataag TCAAAGGTAAAAGGATCAAAAAGTCTAACAGAGTTGACTGAGAATTTGAGCAACAACAAGAATTCTTTGATCGGCCCTGTGAGTGACACCCCAGTTATGACAAGAAAACAGATAAAAGACGTCGACGTCACCGTCAAGAAAG GAAGCAAAGATGAAACCCCAGAGGTCCAGGCCGCGAAACGTGATCTCTCTAAGGCACTGGTGGACCGGAGAACTGAGCTAGAGGACCGACTTTACGACAAGGTGCAAGATTTGAAGAGATTATGCCTTGAAGAATCG GAATTCACGGGCAAGCTGCCCCAGGAATTCATCAGATATATGGACCGGAATGAACGCGCCCCCAAAGTCAAAAAGCGAATTGGTGCTGAGTTCAAGGTCAAGTTACGAAACAAGAACGGAACTTCAGTT GACAAGAATTATTCGGCAAACGTCACTTCAGTATCGGGTTTCATCTCCGACCCGGCTGATGAACTCTGCCAGCTTGAAACTGAGTTTGAGATCTTGACACAAATCGCAAACGCTTCCAAGAAGTTGGCTTCGGATACCAACACTAAAGGAAGAATCCGTCATAAGCGACTCGGCTCGTACAAGAAAAACATCAAGAAATTGCAG ACTGTTGAAGGGAAGATCAACGACCTACGCAAGAAGACTGGACAGAAGCCGTCGGAACGTGCTTCGATGTTCATCGCTGACGACAGCGATGACATGTTTGACATCGGCATCTGCATGAAGGACGGGACGGAGTCAGAACGAAGCTCTCTGTCTGGAG GGATGCATCGTGACGATGACACGTCACTGAGCAGCGGGGCGGATGCTCTCTCCACACACAGCACTCCAGCGATCCTCAACCGGACTCCGCAACATCCTGCATCTGCTGTGATGAGCAGGAGAAATATTTCGCCGTCCGACGTCGATATTTCAGATGTTCAAATACAAAG GTCGCTAACACCACCTCCTTCTTTTGGTCGAAGAAAGAAAATCGATTCATCGAACGTCATTGCGAATGGTCTCCGTGGCGACCAATACACTCTCCTCCCCTCCCCAGAGTCCTCGTCGGGGGTGTCGATGGATTCCGTAAAAACCCAGCAGACAACCTCAACTCGAAATTGGGTTAACCCAAAGTGGGAGGTCCCAAA ATCCCGCCCAAGTCGAGGATGGCACGAATCTTCCTTGGACAGCATCGACACGACCTCGACCGGAAGTCGTTTAAGCGAAGAGACAAGATCCACAGATCCGGAGATGGTGACTGAATCTTCATATTTCACTTCCAGTTCGACTCAGGTCACTCGACCACTGGAGTCATCACTTCCTGCACAAAAGGTTGATCTTCGACCGAGCAAACCACCAAGTTTGGAAAAACTTGCTCCAGAACGTCCACCCAGTGCCAATAGCAACCAGAATAATCATAATTTCAATGTCAAGAAAAACTTAGACGTCTTTAACATGGGAAGAATGCGTAGAGAG GTGAGTGACGGCGCGCTCTCTGACCTGTCAATCAAAAGCAATCCCGCCATATTGTCCACTAATCTCGCTCCGGAGAACACCGAGCAAAGAGAGGAATTGCCGAAGATAGTGGAAGTTTCTCCTCTCGAGCAGATGAGGAAGAGGAGCTCCAGCATGAGCGACCCCCCCTCGAACCATTCCTCACATCCCCGTCGCGGACCAAAGACCAAATCTAAGAATGATCGAGGAACGTTGAAGTCGAAGCACCAACCCCAATATCTTCAGTCCCCTTTCATTGAAGCGCGCAACGTCCAGCAAGCATTCGCGGCTCAGAGCGCGGTCGAAGCGGCTCCCGGTACCACGGAGAAAAATCCACCTGAGCTTCAGCCGCCGATATTCGACACGAATTTAAACATCAGGATGCAGTATCAGAACCGAAACAATTTACCCCAGACTGCCCCGGCTGGACAAATGTTTACCCAAGTTGATGGGTATTTCCCCGCTCTGGCCGAACAAAGATTGACTCGGGACCCCCCCTCCATCCCAGGGGTTCATAACGTGGTGGGACCTCCCCCACAGTATTACTACCCAGTGAACCAGTTCAATGGGGGAGAGCACCAGTACACCCCGCCTTTACCCCACGCACCGCCAGTGGGTGAAATATACCCCAACCAACCTCACCCATCGTATGGTTATCCAATTCACCCACATTACCACCAACCGTATGCTGAG GCCCAAGCATATGGGTTAATGACGAACAGCCAGAGAGATATGCTAAACAACGAGGTGTACCAGGACATAGGCATGGGCTGGGTGCCGTCCCTGCATGATTACAGCAGTAGGGCAAGTGTGTGTGAGAGTGCAAGTGCGCAATCCAAGAAGGAG GACATCTTAAGATTGCTTGAGGACCACATCGCCACGAAGAGAACTCCATCCAATGCGAGCTCAAAGCAGGAGAGAAACTTGGCTAACAAACAACGTAAGATCCGTGAAGAATATCAGGCAGCGCAGCGACAG AACCTTCAAGAGAAAGTGCGGCTTGATTACCAGAAGCAAACCCACGAGAAGACCTGGGCTAATTACCAGAAGCAAGCTCTCTACGCAAAAGATTCATCCAA GTCGACCAATCAACATCAATCGGAGCAAAGTGATGCGTCTAGGTTGAATTTCATCCACTCATCCAAGGATGCCTCGTCGTTGCTCTACAAGACACAGCAGCATCCCCGTGTTCCTCAACAAAGATCAA CTCACATCCTGCAACCAGCTCAATATAACACCGCCTCTGAGTACGGTAACCAGGCAACTGGTTGGCATGACGACCGTAACATGAAGAATCAGCTTCTGCTTCAGCACTACACGCACCATGACCGCGTGGGGGATCCCCTTGATTACGTGCATGCGACCCCACGTCATCAAGCTGGCCACCCGACTTCTAACCAACAGTTTTATGCTCCAGCGCCCTCTGACGGCAAGCGAATGCGGCCTCCTCCTCAACGCTGGACGTCGCAACCGAGCCAGCCAGTAAGGAACGAGAAAACATCGACCGGTGTCACGGGACCCGGCACAAACAC CGTAAACGTCGACGATGGCTTGCCCCCAGGGAAACCCCCGCATTCGCTCGGAGTAGAACCGGTCGTCATTCAGTCGCTGACAAAAAGCCCCGAAGGCCACCCAGTGAGCGTGTTTACAGTGACCAAGAGTGCCCCAAACACCCCACTCCCGAAGCGGCACAATGGGGCCTCGTTCTTTGATTATTCATCGTCGTCAGATGACGAGGTTTCGGGCAAGAGGAGCACGATTAAGAGAAATCCCTGCTCCCAACATCACAGCTTTGAGGATCTTCTTGACGATTCTGTGTCTTCTTCCGGGGATGAAAAACCCTTTTCTACCCCCTCCAAGACCCCCACAATCATATTGCACACACCGAGCGTAAAGCGCAAGAAAAAGCCCACCATGTCTGCGGAAACACCCGGTGCACCCCAAAACCCAACACAAGTAGGGCCTGATCCCGATTACGCCCCAATGCCCCCACCAAGGATGAAGCAATTGAAGGTGAAGCAGAAGTTAGAGATGACCGATATTTCTCGACTCAGCGTCGCCGATGCAAGAACTATCTTCGAATCGAAAAACCCCCCAAATAAGACCTCTCACCAATCGGGAAAACGTGCCCCGACCCCTACAAGGAGCTcctctgtgacgtcacacctGGTAGGTTGCAAGGACTTCGAGGGAGTTGAAGGGGTGAAGCACTCAAAGTCGAACAGTGTCCCCGTGGTGCATTCCGGCACACTTCCGCGTGCGTTTAAGTCGAAGAGAAAAGTGAATCGATCCGGGAGAACGGTATCGGGGGTCGAAGCCGTTCCGATTGTTGAGGTTTCTCGCAAAAACCCTGGAATGGATCCAAGATCTCGAAG CTCGAGAACCGACGTCTACAATACTGGCGTCCACACTTTGGCGCAGGCGCCACGCCAGTATTCGTCCTTCGACAGCGCCCCACCAAATCATTACGTCGTTGCGGAAGGATTTCAACCAATAGGAGGCGAGTCCCGCTGGCGGGAGACGAACCGGAGCCAGGCTGGGCACCAGATGGATCGACGAACCCGCTTACACAGAGGCCACCCACTTTCCGCGTCGGCCGAAGACCTACTTTGGGCCGATTCCAACGACAACCAAGCCGGTACCCTcgtttga